The sequence CTGAAGTCTTATCGGACTTAACGAACAAAGCGCTTGCAGTTAACAAAATTGGTATTGTTTTTCACTTAAAAATAGTCTAAAACCACAATTTCATGAACTTTCCAATAAATGGGGCTGAACTTTGTCCATACAATAGTCTGTTTAAACTCCTTCTCTTcgccaacctgagcgttaaaatctcctatgatgattttgacatcGTAGATGGGACAACTAACGTACTCACGTTTCAGCTGCGCGTATAATTGTATCGGACCAGttacactgccgtgaatcgcatatctgtcccatccttactgggtttcctattcatatgcgacaaatatgcgattcacggcagtacagttgaataggaaacccagcaaagatgggacagatatgcgattcacggcagagtAGTAGTGGAAACTAATTTGGTATGGTGTGACTTTTGCAGAAATTCTGGAAAAGTGCGATCTTCATCGGTGCatttaagggccgatgcccacgtagcgttttttcaagctgcgtgcacgccgcgtccacgcaaggtacccagcatcaaatgtagtcgtgtaCACGTATACGTGTGCATTGCtctatttgatgctgggtaccttgcgtggacgcggcgtgcacgtagcttgaaaaaacgctacgtgggcattggCCCTAAATCTTCACGTTCTTGAAATCATGTCCAACCGACGTTCCCCGATGGCTTGCCCATGGCGATAGGTCATCTGAAGAGCTTAGATAGATGCTAATTAGCACGGGATAAATAACTAGTGGCGAATAACCAACACCAGATTGCAGTCTATACATAGAGACGTGCTATGCATACACGAAAAACTTACGGTCTTTTAAAGAGAAGTATATGCTCTTTTGCGAGAGAATGGTCTGTCCAATCCTGTACAAATACTcttttttgaaagtttttcttcAAGAAGTCGCACCTTTGGATAATGATTTTCTAGGGAAAGGTTTTTGAcgaaataatttataatttcaGTGAAATACATTATTtagtagaaaaatatattaagctcgtttagtggaatgtattaaaccgtctaagacgaattaagtactgtccatttaattccaccagttaattcgTTATTTTCGTTATCAGTGTGCGTatttgtacttgactcgacttaagtcgagtcaagtacagaTGAAGACGActcacagttgtggtcgaaatacgtatctgcaaagataacgaaaattaactggtggaattaaatggacagtacttaattcgtcttagacggtttgatTATTTAGCATTTAATTTACCTTTCTATCCACGGTCCAGATTGACGATATTATGCAAGAACTAAATCGATGTAGTGAACTGCTGTTGGAGACACGGGAAGAGCACGAAGTATTCGAGCCGTATCTCCTGGACGGTTTGATGACTAAGGTTTTCCGAGTGGACATAGCTAGCCGAGACGTCGATGGACCGTACTCAATTCGGGTGAGCAAAAGTCAAACGGTTTTGGACTTCAAGCAGATTCTGGCACGCAAGTTCCGATTGCACGAGGACAGTCTCGTTCTCGGATTGAATTACTACAAGGTTGGAAGCAAAATATTGTCCAACAACGGTGCCACCTTGAAGGAAGAGAACATAATAGAGTACTCCAAGGTATTCGTGGCGGTAAACTGTCCTGATGATCCGGAgtttgaaaacaaattcaagcaaTTTGTTCTCCGCTTAGATCATTTGATTGGAATCTACTTCGTTCTTCCCAACATGGACTCGGGtaagctttttttttaagttcatGTTTGAATTAACTCAATCAAACTCATCTCCACAGATACGATGAAAAAGTTATCTATTCCACCATTCGTTCCGAAGGCGCTGCCGCAGATAAATGGCAACGCAACCGACGTGCATATGGCTGGTACCGACAGCAACAGCGAGGACAGCAGTTTGAGTGACAATGACCGCACTTTGGTGGAAGACGACGTCCATACGAAGCTGAATGGCGAAAATAGCAATTTGCATTTCACCAACGGTGTTTCGCCAACTACTAACGGTTTCAAGGACGCGGACGATGACGACGAAGAGGAATCCTATCTGGCGCAATGTAGGAATAATGACTTCTATTTCAAGGTGGCTCCGCTGGTGTACCAACAACTGAACAACGACACGGGAGAACATGAAGAGATTAGCCACAGTAGTAGCAGCAGCAGTGATAGTGAAAAGGTGATCAAGGTATGTGGAGTGCTGGTGCGGTTATGCGAGTATGTGAATTATCAACTGATTTTCTCGTAGGTTCTGATTGACAAACGTGCCAATCATGGATATCTAAAATATAGACTGCAGTCATATTTGAAAGTACCGATGGAGTATTTCAAATTGTTTAAGAACTCAGCAAGTAGTCAGCAAGAGATCACACTACTCAAAGAGGAACTTAATGCATACACGTGAGTATTCAAGGCTAGATGTTATGTTAATTGCGATTTCAGAAGGAACCTAGTCGTATGAGTATCATAAgacattcttttggaatttcaattttgacatcagaaaaacaaaatataatatttaaatTTGAACACCCTGGGGTATGGATTATAATTATCTAGGAGACGAATATGGTGAGGATCATTCTGTTTTAGAGTCGGTTTCATGGGTCATTGAATTGCAGTCAATGTAATTTGTGATTCGGCGTTTTGGGATCTACTACGAAAGGCCGATTCACAAAAAGCCGAATCATAAAAGGCCGAAACCACACGAGGCCGAATCACTTTTGCGCGGACCAGAGTCATCAATGCGTGAAAGAAAGCTTCtgttacctgttgatggtgttggtctGCGTGAAACTGCGGTTGAATTCGTCTGatcgacgtttgaatttttAACTGCAGGATCGGATGGGtcgttaatattttttaaatcgatcTTTCTGATCTTCTTGTGTttaataggaattggaaaagcAATAGCTCCAACtgaataccaaaaaaaaaaaaaatcaagacaaaatttccaaaaccaaCTCTACCAACAGTGCGATCAGATTCGTCGAATCGACGTTTGAACCTTTGTTtataaaagcagataagtcgttttgaacactagcagacccgacgaactttgtttcgcctgatatttatttattctctgcttaggtctcgagttatgcagaaatttctgtttcatttgtatgggagcccctctttccgaaagagggaggggtctcgataAGAGCATTCTCCGGCCCCAAAAACTGCTGCATAAAAATTTTCTCGCCGATCGGTTTAGTAGTtttggagtctataaggttcagacagacagaaattcatttttatgtatataaataaaatataaagaaGAAGATTATGTTTTGAGAGGGTAGGagacagaatatgtacatttttCCGGCCCAATCGTATGCTTTGCAATCCTATGTTTTGATACTTCAATCTGAGTTGGGCAACTCCATATGTGACGATTTCACTTCACTCCTCCCTGAGACGTAATGGATACATGGAAAGTTTCCTCCTAATTGCAGCGATGGTGATCGTCTTACTATTGAACTCGGCCGCGTTCTACGAAAGGGTGAATACAAAATCAACCTTTACTACTTCAACGTGAACGAGATCGTTGACGACCTTGATAAGTTACCGTTCCTGTGCAACTGGATTGTCCGGAACGGGCAAGAGGTGGGCCACATCAAGAGGGATGTTTTGGCACATCTAGCTACATCCGATAGTAAATACAACCAGCTGACGTTCGACCGCTGTAGGCTGCGAAGAAAGACATGGAAGAGCATCTCCAAGGTTTACACCGACGAGCAGAAAGTCGGCGAGGAGGTTGCATTGACCAACAGCTCCGATGTTAGTAATAGCTTTTTGTGTAAATGCTGCATTGAAATATCGTGACtaacttattttcaatatttccagATGATTCTTCAAGAAGTGGACGATCTTCCCAGTGTAACACCTACACATTACAACGACACCGTTCTGCTGATCAGACGATGGTATCCAAGTGAAATGAAATTAGGAAAAATgcaggaaattttattcccaagTATGCAAACTTCTCATAATGAATCTATTATTACGGATTTGAGCGTCAAATTTTTTCCGCAGACAAATGTGAACTGAAGAACCTGTTTTCCAAAATCAGCGAAATTCCCGAGGAAAACGTTGAGTACGTTAAGGTGCAAGCGCGTGATTCGGTGTCGATTTTGCAGATCCACAACAGCTTACACTGGTCGTCGAGCGAAATTAGGTCCAACGATTGTAGCAGTAGTTTCCAAGACGGTGACATCCTGTACTATAGGTACGTGGGGCATATAATTATATTTCCAAATTTATCAACTTAtcgaaacaattttaaaaattgtcaaAGCAAATCTTAAAATTCTGTAAATAACATTTGTTCTACTGTTTCCAAAAAAACAGAGATAAAACCGAACCACTGGCGGAACTAACGGCCGAGGAACGCAAAGAACTGACCAAGAAAGACATCCGCAGCAGTTCGACCTATTCGCCGCGCAAAGAACGGGCCCTGAAGATCTACGTGGATGCCTCGCCGAAGAAGGCCGACGACTGATTGCAGCTGACGACCGAAGGCAGCAGCGGTATCAAACGGAGAAAGTGTTGTATCTGATCGACCGGGAGGAGAAGTCGAAGTCTGAGTCAGTAGAAAGGAAAGTGTGAAAAGCGTCATTAGTAGCCCGAGCAGAGCACGCTGCATCAGCATCAAGCTTTTATAGGCGGGGCAATTAAACGATGGTCCTGATGTGCGATGCGCCTGGCCTGTCACTGCATGTTGAGTTTGTGTAAAAAAGGAAAATGATCCAAGAACTGTTGTATTATAGATCCATTTGATGTGGAGTTGAGATAGAACAAAAAAAAGTCTCAACTACTGTCCAATTCCCATTAGATGAGCTCGTATTgcattgaattgattttttgattgatttgtacTTTATTAATTATCTATTGTTATCTTTGTTTAAGAAGAGGGATCGAGAGCGTTTCATATATGATTTACCTAtttgaatattaatttctccTGTGTTCAAAATTTTGGTCAGTTTAAATTCGCGGATGGGAAATGCGCGGTTCCATTGATCAGAGGTCAGTCACAGGTAATTTATGGAAGTCTTTATTTCTGTGTGTGCATCTCAGAATTATTGCCTTTATCCATTTGACATTTTCTGGGAGATAATTTGAGTCACATATGATACATATAATTAACACTATCTGAAAAATGGTATCGTAATTCAACATTTGAACGAAATTTTATAACATAGATTCTGACCACTTCTAAAGAACCTAATTCTGGGCTTCATTATTCTGCGCATACGCATAAGGCCTATCATGAATTATTTATGTCCATAGTATTTTCTAAGTTGATGAAACTATTATTGCATCGGCTCACATCATGTATTCATGTAAATCAATCTGTATTGCTTTGACCATGCTCTGGAAAATTCTCATTCACTATTTTTCTACTACATTTCTGTTAGGTACTGGCAATGTGCATCTTTCATGTCCTCTGTCTTTTTACATTCATCGTTCAGTTTATTCTATGTACTGTTGTAGGTATCCACTCGTCATTGACGTTTCTACAtaaattgcaaaaatatgtgAAGCAAATGTGAGAATAAAAATTACTACTGCTCTGAAGTGCAttgctgttttttttattatgataTTATCACAGTACAGTGtgcctttatttatttatttgttcacagactaaggccggagtggcctgtgcagtgcataaaagtcttctccattcagatcggtccatggctgcacgtcgccaaccacgcagtctgcggagagtCCGCAAATTGTCCTcaacttgatcgatccaccttgatcgctgtgcacctcgccttcttgttcccgttggatcgttgtcgagaattattttcaccggattactgtccgacattctggctacgtgcccgacccaccgcagtcttccgatttacgcggtgtgaacgatggatggttctctcgacagctgttgcaactcgtggttcattcgcctcctccacgtaccgttcgccaattgcaccccaccatagatggtacgcagcactttcctttcgaaaactccaagtacgcgtgggtcctccacgagcatcgtccaggtctcgtgtccatagagaactaccgttctaataagcgttttatagatagtcagtttggtacggtggcgaactctattcgatcggagttttgtggagtccaaagtacatatgatttcctgccatgaGGCGTCTCCAAGCACACGAATTTTTCAACCACCACGGTTTCGTCACCAgtgatacaaactcgtggtgagtGGCTTACATTGTTCTCACTTGAGCCTCTTCTCGCCTTCTCTCACTTGAGCCTGTGCTTCGTCTGCGACGTGtagatgactagtccaatccgtttagtttcccttttcagtctgatgtagactgCCTCCATCTTCCtatataatatcaatgtcgtcggcgaaaccaaatagatAAACGAacttcgtaaaaatcgtaccactcgtatcAATCCATGCCCTTCGTATCACTCCCTCCAAAGTgctgttgaatagcaggcacgaaagaccatcactttgccgtaacccaatgaaaataaatactaaggtatggaaatccatatattgtgtgcgtgcctttcgtgtatggcgaaaaagctttcactactgaatgagctcccataagaagccgtgcaaatatgtacatcaccatttgctgtttacattttctatcatccactaatacacttgcatttggtcttcttcctcaccttctatctattctcattggccgtaaccctctgcgtatGCATGCGCCTTGTGGAACATGGAGCTACTCGATCTGCCGCGGTCACCAAGCTTCCACCCTTCTCTTATTTTTTCGCGCCATTTGAGTGGAGAGGAGAAAGAACCGATCTCCTGGTATTTCTTGCTTAATTTCACGCCGCTCGATGATCTTGATAAATCAAGATGTTCTTGATAAGATCCGTTGTAAGAATGACCTCTAGCCCCGTATccggagatgagccagcctagggctgaaagtctgcTTAATGAAGATATAAAAAAACCTCTTGCCCCGTTGGCACCCGCTTTTATACAGTTTGGCGTTGGCAACGGTGATGTGTTGTTTGTTGTACTTAACCACGCCACGCGGATTTGAATAATGTTGTGTTTATTGATCAAGCCTTATTCTCTACAACAGAGGCTCTGGAAGAAGCCATTGTATGTCGGCTAGCGAAAAGCACGTGTTTTCGGCTACGAGAATTTTGAAAAGTCGTCGTCTTTAGCATAGGTGAAGGCATTCTGTGTGAAGGTGAAGATAGATTTAAAAGTGCAAACAATTCTAACCTTGAAAAGGAAGAAACAGGGAAAAGCAAATAGCATGCAGTTGCGgtctgaaaaatataaaaagagcTTGTTCGCGTCGCCTTTTGCCTCTCCGGTTAAATCTCCGTTGTATTATACACCTTCAGCTATAGTGAAAGCCGCATCAAATCCGATTCCTTCTGTGCGTGAGCAGAAGAAAAAGCAGGAATTGCTACCGGCAGATAAAAAGGCGAAATCTAATGCAGCCTTGGAGCAGTGTCTGGTGATGACCAGAGGTGAGGTTGAGCGGATCCGTGGAGCTATTGAACGAGCGGTAAGTTAGGTAAGTTCAGCATTCATTCATGGTATCTAAAaactaagcgatttcatcgccgcgacggcgacaactagtcgccacgattctatcgttgggtcgctgcaggcaatgttctatttacgcttccataccaacggcgacagaatcgctgtcgccaagcgatagaatcgctgtcgccaagcgatagaatcgcgtcgcgactgtcgcgtcgcgtgtgtttgggggaatcTTATAATGAATTACAATCACGAATCTAGCTGTCGAATCCAAGTAGAAGGGAGGAGTTTATAACCAAAGTTCACAAACTTCGAAGAACTTTAAGTTCGTTCGTACATATTTCACTGTCGCATATGATTCAGGGGCATGACGACGCATAGAAAGCTATTGCCGATGCCGTtacagcaaaacaaaacaagaagGCCTGTGATGCCAATATGAGGATTTTTTGCCATAATAATAAAACACGTATCGAACTTGCTTCATGCATTCATCTAAATCCTTACCGATCTCTTAGCACATCCACACTACTCCATTATCGCGGATTCGGTGCAGGCACACAATTTTTGGATTTCGTTTCTGTAGGGCgaataaatattaaaacattGTTCACCAGCTCAGTGGAGCTACATATTACCTGGCCCTAGGACTTTACAAAACACCCACTACACTGCACTGCGCCGCATCCATTGTCTCATTCCAATTTCCTAATCCACCAACTTTTTGATTTCTGTCCGTCAGGCGATTTGTACTGCGAAATTCCACTTCGACTCCCTACTGGGACACTCGCGCGTAATGCCTGCTTGGCAGTTAACCGACAACTAACTGAGGGTTGATCTCTGCCTAAGTTGTGTGATCGGCCGTCGCTTATCATCGGGCTGTGGCTAAGAGTCGGGACTCGGGAGAttcccgggtagaagaaaatagcaaaaaattaggccctaattagactagcgcgcactagcgaagttaggtttaacgtacggattgcgagaaaaatcctacttcgctagtcccgtattccggttttcaacttaatcgagtaggggaaaccgccaaatgttgaacggctaattttgtcgcctattgttgaactcccataagaaatgcacgtgcgttcaacaataggcgaagaaattagccgttcaacatttggcgaattaccctatatATTTATTCaggctaaggccgaagtggcctgtgcggtatataaaagtcttctccattcggctcggtccatggctacacgtcgccaaccacgcagactacggagggtccgcaagtcatcttccacctgatcgatccaccttgcccgctgtgcacctcgccttcttgtgcccgtcggatcgttgtcgagaaccattttaaccgggttactgtccgacattctagctatgtgcccggcccaccgcagtcgtccgattttcgcggtgtgaacgatagttcacccagcagctcatgcaactcgtggttcattcgcctcctccacgtaccgtccgccatctgcaccccatcatagatggtacgcagcattttcctttcgaaaactccaagtgcgcgttggtcctccacgagcatcgtccaggtctcgtgtccgttgaggactaccggtctaatgagcgttttgtagatagtcagtttggtacggcggcgaactcaattcgatcggagcgtcttgcggagtccaaagtacgtgatttccagccactatgcgtctacaaatttctctgctggtatcattttcggcagtcaccagtgttgatgacaagtccaatccgcttggcttccctcttcagtctgatgtaggcttcaaTCTCCATCTTCTCTTCTATGTCGTCGAttaagccaaatagctggacggacttattgaaaattgtaccactcgtgctaatccctgctcttcgtattaccccttccaaagcgatgttcaatagcagacacgaaagaccatcacgttgccgtaaccctctgcgcgtttcgaagggactcgagaatggccctgaaactcgaactacgcacatcacccgatccatcgtcgctttgatcaaccgtgtcagtttatccggaaatccgtgttcgtgcattagctgccaatcgattgtatcatatgcggttctgaagtcgatgaatagatgatgtgtgggcacgttgtaatcgcggcatttctgcagtacttcgcgaatggcgaacacctggtccgtggtggagcgttcgcctatAAAATTCGCCTAGTACTGCTCAACAAACTCCCGTGCAAttagtgctagtcgacggcataaaatttaggagagtaccttgtcggcggcgttcagcaatgtgattgcgcggtattTGCTATagtccagcttatcgccctttttgtagataggacacacgacaccttgcatccacttctgcggcaaaacttcctccttccaaatcttggtaatgacccagtgcagcgctctatctAGCGCCTCAccgccgtgtttaaatagctctcctggtagttggtcaaccccaggggctttgtttttCTTCTGCCAGCCAATCTCTtcttggatttcctggagatccgaaaCAGGTGAAATTATATCCAGTGCGCGTTCTCCCTGGTCCATCACCATATCGCCATcttcgccattcaggtgttcttcgtagtgctgccgccacctttggatcacctcacgctcgttcgtaagaaggttcccgtttatgtccttacacatatcaggctgtggcacgtggcccttacgtgaatggttcaacttctcatagaactttcgtgtgttattagcgcggtacagttgttccgtatcttcacggtctcgatattcctgctggcgctttttcctccggaaattcgagttttgtctgttccgcgccagtttatatcgtgcctctttcgccctcgtgcggtgttgcagcaatctcgcccatgctgcattcttctcttccactaactgctcacattcgccgtcatacaagtcgtttctctgatccgggggctccgtgccaagtgcagcggttgccgtgctaccaatggcggatcgaatatctctccagccatctccaagacacgctgcgcctagctgctcttccgttgggaatgccacttccagctgctgcgcgtatccttggtctagtctaccgtcttgtagccgcccaatgttaagccgcggcgttcgacttcgacgcgtgttgtacaccgtcgagagttttgagtgcaGGCATAAAGCttagatcatttagaaatgggaCACTTTGAAATGCGTGTATCttttaaaccattttttcaatcaaaacacTTTCTAAGAAAGAAACACGTGTAATCTTAttatatttcatgaaaaatgtgAATCAAATCATTCATCacgaattcgaagaaattctcgtaCTTTTCCGTTAATACCTCTCATTAGCCGGCGCTACCTCCTTCAGTCACGGTTTTGGCCATCCGGTTCCACCAATTCTTCATCTGACCAAGGTCGCTGATGACTGCACCCTTCATCTTCAGTTTCCGCTTCATTATTGCCCAATATTTCTCTATCGGGCGAAACTGGGGACAATTTGGTGGGTTCAACTCTTTTGGGATGAATTGGACTCCATTGTTGTTGTACCATTGTACCACATCCTTGTTGTAATGGCAGCTGGCTAGATCTGGCCAAAACGTAACTGGACCATCATGGGACTTAATGAATGGTAAAACCCGCTTCTTAAGGCACTCCCTGGTGTATACTTCCGAATTCAtggtcttattcgtcacaaaaacGCTGGTCTTCTTTCCGCAAGAGCAGATCCCTTAccaaatcatgatttttttcgCGAATTTATCTGCGAAAATGAACTTGTATTTACCAGGAACCTTGCCGCGTGCAGGTGCCTTGTAGAATTTGACCCCTGGGAT comes from Armigeres subalbatus isolate Guangzhou_Male chromosome 2, GZ_Asu_2, whole genome shotgun sequence and encodes:
- the LOC134211365 gene encoding ubiquitin carboxyl-terminal hydrolase 47 isoform X2, whose amino-acid sequence is MSSDDELGLGASASPVESSNHSMPAPPPLPAPALYGIPDTSESYAIKSSRLRRYTDEHSQSSSANYRGLVNQAMTCYLNSLLQALFMTPEFRNALYNWEFDGKDEVKSIPYQLQKLFVNLQTSPKSSVETTDLTRSFGWDSAEGWQQHDIQELCRVMFDALEQKFKKTKQADLINRLYEGKMIDYVKCLDCNTEKQREDKFLDIPLPVRPFGSTEAYETIEDALRAFVQPEILEGNNQYHCETCNKKCDAHKGLKFTKFPYILTLHLKRFDFDYQTFHRIKLNDKVTFPQALNLNNFVNSTTIGVDKCATVAAADSAITINGTGSVLPGMHMETAENFMKTYDECSTTDSGSALEEDSSFQNGTSVSSTTTTPNDQFMNQEDDEGIDMDLNGDSKSPSASNFNAPGPYVYDLFAIMIHSGSASGGHYYAYIKDFNSSKWYSFNDQTVSPITQDDIQKSFGGNSSKTYYSGAYSSSTNAYMLMYRQVDSSKNTSPIKEEDFPEHIKKLAIKIRDSDGCRNKVDTDAVTVKVYFSNPRTLAVKSYKMYLLNENTLTETLEEAYRVLHVKGLVPMERCRLVGYDRKTDWIEKSFEGQEEHRIDDIMQELNRCSELLLETREEHEVFEPYLLDGLMTKVFRVDIASRDVDGPYSIRVSKSQTVLDFKQILARKFRLHEDSLVLGLNYYKVGSKILSNNGATLKEENIIEYSKVFVAVNCPDDPEFENKFKQFVLRLDHLIGIYFVLPNMDSDTMKKLSIPPFVPKALPQINGNATDVHMAGTDSNSEDSSLSDNDRTLVEDDVHTKLNGENSNLHFTNGVSPTTNGFKDADDDDEEESYLAQCRNNDFYFKVAPLVYQQLNNDTGEHEEISHSSSSSSDSEKVIKVLIDKRANHGYLKYRLQSYLKVPMEYFKLFKNSASSQQEITLLKEELNAYTDGDRLTIELGRVLRKGEYKINLYYFNVNEIVDDLDKLPFLCNWIVRNGQEVGHIKRDVLAHLATSDSKYNQLTFDRCRLRRKTWKSISKVYTDEQKVGEEVALTNSSDMILQEVDDLPSVTPTHYNDTVLLIRRWYPSEMKLGKMQEILFPNKCELKNLFSKISEIPEENVEYVKVQARDSVSILQIHNSLHWSSSEIRSNDCSSSFQDGDILYYRDKTEPLAELTAEERKELTKKDIRSSSTYSPRKERALKIYVDASPKKADD